The Jeotgalibacillus haloalkalitolerans DNA segment GCTGAAAGAATGAATGAACTGCTGGACCAGAAAAACTCACCAATGAATCTGGAATCCGCATCTAACCAGCTTCGCACCCAGCTTGACCGTGCAGATATGTTTTGCAGATTCCAGCTGCAGGAATGGCACTATCATTCATATAAACGTGAGGAAATGAATGAGATTCAGACACTGCAAAAAAAGATTTATCTGCTGAGGCAGCTGTCTTTTCATTTAGCAAACCTCATATCACTGCCATCAGATGATGCACCTGTGTGGTCAATTGAAGAAAAGCATGCCGTCCGTACACTTGTATCACAGCTCAACAACCGGATTATCAGAACGGGTGAACAGGAGCCGATGGACGCCGATGCTCTGGCGCTTCTGCGACATGAACTAAAAGGTGAGACGGATGAAGAAGAGCTGCCGGATAAAAGTTATATTTATTTTGAATTATTGACGATTCATGCACTGTTAAAGAAGCGCAGATCTTTTGTGAAGGTGCCAAGTGCGAAGCCGGAGGAGCTATAATATTAGTACATGCGAAAAGCCGGGGATTGCTCCCCGGCTTTTCATAGGTCTAAAGATACTTTTCTAAGAACATCCCCTGTTTTTCTACGAACCATGCATGGTTTTCTAAGAACATCCTCTTTTTTCTACGAACATACATTATTTATCCACGAACAGCAGTCATCTTTCTAAGAACCAACAACAACTACATCACATTAAAATACCTCGCATCAGGATGCGCAAACACAATCGCAGACACACTTGCCTCAGGTTCCATCATAAAGCCGTCTGTCAGCTGAACGCCGATCTCCTCAGGACGGATCAGCTTAAACAGTTTCTCCTGGTCCTCAAGCTCAGGACACGCCGGGTAGCCGAATGAGAAGCGCTGCCCCTGATATTTTGCACTGAAGCGTTCCTGCATTGTAAAGTCAACCGGATCCGGGAAGCCCCAGCGGTCTCTCATCTGCTGATGCAGCAGCTCTGCAAAGCCTTCAGCTGTTTCAAGTGCAAGTGCCTGAAGCGCATGACTTTCAAGAAACCTGCCTTCTTCTTTGTATTGCTGTGCTTTTTCGCGGATTCCCCTGCCGGCAGTGACAGTAAAGAATCCAACGTAGTCCATTACGCCGCTTTCTTTTGAACGGAGATAATCAGCGAGGCACAGATATGGTGCTCTTGGCTGACGCGGGAATGTAAAGCGTTCAATCTCCTGACCCGTTTCAGGGTGATAGATAATGACATCATCACCTTCACTTTGAGCAGGGAAGAACTGATAAACAGCAGCAGGTGTAATTAATCCTTCCCGCTTCACATCTTCAATGAGATGATCTACGGTTTCTTTCACCTTCAGTGTTTTTTCATCTTTTTCTTCAAGCAGCCTTGAGATTTTTCCTTTCACACCAAGGTGATGACCAAGGAGCATCTGCATATTGATATAGGCTTCAACGTGAGCGACTGAATAAGAGCTGATCACGTGGCGCTTTGTATCATTTGGTACAAATACCGTTGCTTCTGCTACAGACGGTTTTTTAAGCACACCTACTGCTGCTTCCCTTGTTGGTCTCGGCTCCTGTGCCTGAAGCTTTTCCTGTTTGGCGAGAATTTCTTCGCTGAGCTTTGCACGCTCAAGCTCATCCTGCAGCTGGTTGGCAAGGCTGAGTCCGTTCATGGCGTCTTTTGCATATAAGACGAGTCCATCATAATTGTTTGAGATCTTCGAATCTACAAATTTACGTGACAGGGCTGCACCCCCAACCAGGATTGGTACTTCAAGTCCTTTTTCACGCATATCCCCGGCAGTAATGACCATTTGCTGCGCTGATTTAACCAGCAGACCTGATAAACCGACAATATCCGGTTTTTCACGTTCAATCGCCTCAATTAACTCAGGCGGCGTTACTTTGATCCCGAGGTCCACTACCTCATAT contains these protein-coding regions:
- a CDS encoding FUSC family protein, producing the protein MQWLKKRFIGGRILKTGVAVFLTALICQLFNLPVVFAVITAIVTIEPTAADSIKKGLIRFPASAIGASIAMLATFLLGDTAITYTISAVLTIWICYKLKLDAGMLVATLTAVAMIPGTEDHFLLEFIKRLGTTGIGILTSTLVNFLLMPPKYKDQIISLISGAQSKLTQLLAERMNELLDQKNSPMNLESASNQLRTQLDRADMFCRFQLQEWHYHSYKREEMNEIQTLQKKIYLLRQLSFHLANLISLPSDDAPVWSIEEKHAVRTLVSQLNNRIIRTGEQEPMDADALALLRHELKGETDEEELPDKSYIYFELLTIHALLKKRRSFVKVPSAKPEEL